The Poriferisphaera corsica DNA segment CCATCTCTTTCCCCACAACAAACGGCTCCCCAAACTTAACCACCGCACGGCATGGCAACAAGATATGCCAAATCATCCACTTCGAACGTGTCGTCTCACTAATCCATACCGGCACGACCGGCGCACCCGTCCGCCTTGCAACGAGCGCAACCCCCGCCTCAAACTCCTGCAATTCTCGATGATCCCGCTGCAGCCCACCTTCTGGAAACATCCCCAAAATGTCGCCACGATTTACCGACTTAATCATCTTTCGCACCCGTCCGCCATCCGTTCCATCCAAGCTCACCTCAATCGGCCGCGTCATCAACCAAAGCGGCCACAGCAACCTCACCTTAAACTGATCCCACATGACCCACCGCACAAATCTCGGACACACACACTGGATCAAGAACGGATCAATCGCCACCGTATGATTACTCGACAATATCGCCCCACCTTCGCGCGGCACGTGATGCCTTCCTTCCCATCTAAGCCGATACCACACCATCGTAAACAGCCTTAACACATGCAAACTCAAATTCGTAATCCCTGCCGGCATATCTCCACGCTTCATCAGCTTCAACCCAATCCACACCCCCATCACCACCAACAATCCCCCAAGTGGATACAAACTCCAAACAATCATCTCATCCGCATTCGGCGTCTGCCAGATCACCAAATTCACTAACACATTCGTGGTCGTGTTCAACATTGCATTCATCCCCATCACCCGACCCCGCATATAGTTCGGCGATAATGACTGCAACATCGTAGCAATACTCACGATCGCCATGTTTCCAAACACACCCACCCCGAACGCAAACACCAACGCCACCCAATAATTCCTACATGCGCCTAATAGTGCAATAGACAAACCCGTCATCACCAAACTCACCATCAGCGTTACATCCGACTCGCGCCGTGTCTGTATCCACGCCATGACCCCCGCACCGCCAAGCATCCCAAACCCAACGCCCGCCGACAACACCGTAAATCTAAACAGACGTTCTTGGTCCGTCATCCCAATTTCAAGAAACCCATAATTCAATTTCGTCAGCGACAGCACCGCGTTATACACCACCATCGCACCCGCCCAGATCATCATATTCAGCAAGATCAACCGAACAATGCGCCCATGCCCCCTGATATAACTCACCGCCTGCTTATAGCTCCGCGGCTTCCGCTTCGCATACTTAATATCAATCGCCGTCCCATGATCCTCCACCTCCAATGCCAACGCATGCTGCTTCACCCGCAAAAATGCGAAGAACGAACCCGAGATCAGATAAAAACCAGCACCCACTAATAAACCAAACCGCACCGTACTCGCCTGATCAGGATCAATGATCTTACCACCCGCCACTTGACCGATCATCGATGCAATCACCGTAATTGATAGCACCAATGCGTTCGCCGCCTGCAACTGCCTCAGCGGTACAACCTGCGGCACGATCGCGTTTCTTGTCGGATTAAACACCGCTGCAAACACACCCACCAAGAACAAAATCCCCAAAACCTGCCAATGATACGCCTCTGGTATCGCTCCCGTCCCCGTCACGTCATACACCAACCAGAAACCCAAAAACAGCAGCACACCCCGGAACTCATCGCACGCAAGCAACAACCACTTTCGAGGCAAGTGATCCGCTAGCCATCCGCCACCTACGCTCAATAACACGTATGGCAGAAAAAAGAAAAACTGAATTTGTGCCTGAATACTCACCTGTTGCGCATCCGCAACATACCCACCGAGCAGCACCAGCGCAGCCAGCATCATCATCCGGTCCCCAAAGCCGCTCGCCGCAACGCTCGTCCACATCAGCGTAAAGCTGCCATTTCGCCACAGTCGCCCGCCCTCACGCTTCTTAATATTTTCATCCTTCATCGACATGCCACAAAGTATACCGCCTCGACATTCACTTATCATTGAAAAAGGTCGGCGCCTGAGCACCGACCTTCATATTCCATTCAAGCCCACGACCGACGGTCGTGGGGTATCTTGCAATTTACTCAGATTGCCTGCGATTCACATGAAGTATCAATGCAGAATCGCAAACTACCGCCCACTTGCCGCCGCCGCACCCGCTGATCGCGTGGTATTCGCGCCAGTATCACCCATATGCATCAAAGGCAACGGCGTCGGGCTATCACCGTTAATAAAGTACATTTTCGCCGCCGGATCTTTCGCCATCGCTTGCAGCGTCTTGAGCGCCTCTAACTGCACATACGCCGGATTGTTCGACGCCGCCTCATTAATGCGTTCAATTTCATACGCCTGTGCGTCCGCGATCAGCTTACGCTTCTTCGCTTCACTTTCAGCCGCCTTCTCTTCTGCCTCAGCTTGAGCAACCTTTTGTTGCTGCTCCATGGTGTACCGTTCCAACTCAGCCTTCTGTTGCTCGACCGCTTGTTCGCGTTCCTTCTTACGCTCAATCGCCTGCGTAATAAACTTCGGCAACTTGATATCTCGCAATAACACCGCTTGAACTTCGATTCCCTTCAGCCCCAAGTATTCCTTCAATTGCATCTGCAATGAATTCTGGATTTGTTGCTGTGTCTCTTCTAGGAAAAAGTCTTCCGCTCGTTTAATCGATTTCCCTTGCTCACGCAGCAAACTGCGAAGCTTCGGCACCAAATGCACATTCGTCATCTGCACCGAATCACCGGTCTCTTTTAAAATCTTTGCCGCCATCTGTCCATTGATTCGGTACTGCACCGACACATCCAGAACCGTTGACAACTGATCTTGTGTTGGAACCGGCGCCGACTCGAGGTGTGACTTCTCACGCACATCATAAAGCGTCCACTTATACAGCGGGTTTACAAAAACATGTAGCCCTTCCTCATACGGCTCAGGCTGCACACTGCCAAACAAGGTCGCAACGCCAACATGACCCGCAGGTACCGTTTTCATGGCACACGACCCTGCCAGAAAAATAATCCCCAGCACCAGCAGTATGAGTATCACAGTCACGGCCTTGCCCGCATTCACAGGTGGCTCACGATGATCAAATTTTATTGGTTTATCCATGCCGCCCATTATACAGAAGTCCGCGTGATTATTGACATCGTATGTATACGTAGTTGGCAGCAAGCCAACTTAATTTGCATATTCTCCATATCAATCCACTGGGTAACGAGACTATTGATCTCAAAGCGCACTAAAAATGGCTGTCACATCACTGCAACAGCCACGTTTATTTCCGCATTTCCGCGTTTTTTACAATGAATCGATGATTACTAGCCCAAAAGACGCATTTTAGACAAGTTTGCGTCGTTATTTTTGTATAAGTCGAGCCATCATCAGCAGAAGATTCACTCAATTCAGCATTTAATATGCAACGGTCTATTGGTTAACGTGGCAAGTGTCTACGCAAACCGCTCTAAGAATCTTTCCATCGCTCCACAACAGCATACGCATTGTGATTATGGATCGACTCGAAATTCTCGCTGCTGACGCTGTACCACGCAATCCGATCATCAGCCTCCATCGCACGCGCTAAATCACGCACAATATCCTCGACAAACTTCGGATTGTCATACGCCGCCTCAGTGACCCATTTCTCATCAGGACGCTTCAGCACCGCAAACACCTGCGTGCTCGCGCATTGCTCGACGATCTCGAACAGATCCTCGATCCACATCCGCTCGCCCTTCTTCAGCCGCACGCTCGCAATCATATGGCAACGCTGATTGTGCGCCCCATACGCCGAGATTTCCTTCGAGCAAGGACATAAACTCGTTGCAGGCACCATCACCGTCATCACAAAATCGTCTTTATGATTGCTCGTACATTCCAACTTCACTTCAAGGTCAATTTTCCCAATCTGACCTGAAACCGGTGCTTTTTTATCGATGAAATACGGGAAACTCAATTCCAGATGTGCCGTCTCAGCGTTCAAACGCGTCTTGATCTCTTGGCATACATCCACAATCTCATCCGACCGCAAACTGTCGTGATGCTTGTTCAACACCTCCAAAAAGCGACTCATATGCGTCCCTTTTTGGTAGTGTGGTAAACCCACGTACATGTTCACATTCGCAACCGTACCCTGCGTACCACCCGTTGCCGGGCAATGCAGCGTAATCGGATACCGAATATCCTTAACCCCCACCTTGTTAATCGCAATCTGCCGGCTATCTTCGCTGCCCTGCACATCAGGCATCAACTCAGATACTTCCGCGCTTACATCGCTCGGCATGGTGCTTACCTTTTCTTTCCGTTATTCATCTCGCCAATCACCGCCTCATTGCAGCAATCAGCACTTTAGAAGCAAGCTAGCCCAAACATCTGGCCAGCCTTTGGAACACTATATTTTACGTCCTTTTACATACAAATTAAAGTTGACCACGGAATATTCCCCCCACCCATGACAGTTTCGCCATTAGTACCACCAGGCAACCTTTTAAACCCCGTTTTTAGCCTCAAAACCCCCATCTGACCGATTCTTACGATAGAGCAATTAATACGCCCCAAGATTCACAAGGCCACGCGATGAAGAAACCAAAATCTCCACAACCCCAACACGCTTCATTACGCAGTGTCGTCATCGATTCCGTCACACACATGACTCCCGATGAAGGTTGGCAACCCCCCGTCAACACCTACGAGACCCCGCACATGCTCTGCATCTGCTTCGAACTGCCCGGCCTCGACAAATCTCAAATTCACGTCACTGTCCAAGACAACCTCCTGCAAATCGCTGGCACGCGCCCCGCGCCAATCCCGCCATGCCACAGTTCCCCTAACGCCACACGCATACACGCCATGGAAATCAACCACGGCACATTCTCTCGCAAAATACGCATCCCGAACAATGTCGACCTCGACAAAGTAGAATCCGAATACACCCTCGGCCTACTTTGGGTAAAATTACCTCTAGTAGAGTAGCCTACTGACTCATAAGTTGGTCTAATGCCTCGTTTCATGACCCGAAGCAGACCAAAACCAACGCATACAGCGTCCTACAACCTTTAAGGTCATGAACAGCATTGACTCAATCGATCTTTTAAATACAAAACATCTCCTATATGTCAGGGCAGGGATACACAGGGCGGAGGACTCACAGGAGCTGGATGAACCAACAGACACACAGGGATTAATCTGTGCCGAAAAAGAAAACAACCAAAAAGCGTGGCTCACGCAAACGTCAATCTAAAAAAAACCCGCCACTCACCGGGATTAACATCGAAACGCCCGGCATGATCGTCGAACTCGAAGGTCATCACGACCTCGACGTCCAATCACAAACCATCCCATCTGTCATGCCCGTTATGCCCGTTCGCGGCATGGTCATGTTCCCCGGCACCATCATGCCCATCTCCGTTGGCCGCCCCTCATCCCTCAAACTCCTCGAAGAATCACTCGCTTCCTCCAAGGTCATCGCGCTCTTCACACAAAAAGATGAAGACATCGAAAACCCAACCATCGACGACCTCTACTCCGTAGGCACCGCCGTCATGGTTCTCAAGCTCATCCGCCAACCCGACGAATCCGTCCAGATCATCGTCCACGGCCTCGGCCGTGTCACCATGGACGAAGTCATCAAAACAGATCCCTATATCGTCGCACGCATGAAGCCTTCCGAGGAAAAACTCTCCTCAACCTCAAAAACATTCTCCGCCGCAATCAACCAACTCAAAGATCAAGCCCGTGAACTCATCGAACTCTCACCCAACGCGCCCGAGCAAGCCGTCACCGTCCTCATGAACATTGAGGACCCCTCCAACCTTGCCGACTTCCTCGTAGCCAACCTCAACCTCGACCCCACTCAAAAGCAAGACCTCCTCGAAGAACTCGACATCGCCAAGCGTATCCGTCAGGTTCATCAACACGTCTCCATGCAGTTGGAAATCCAAAAGCTCCAGCACAAAATCCAGCAAGACGTTCAGTCATCCATCGGTGACACGCAACGCAAATTCTTCCTCCGTGAACAGATGAAAGCCATCCAACGCGAACTCGGCGAGGAAGGCGAGGGCGAAGACTTCCTCATCCGTCTCCGCGAGCAACTCGATGAAGCCGATCCGCCTGTAGCCGTCATGGAAGAAGCCCAGCGTGAGCTTTCACGTCTCGAACTCATCCCCCCAGCCTCACCCGAATACTCCGTCATCTCAAACTACCTTGAGCTTATCGCCGACCTGCCTTGGAACAAACTTTCCGAGGACAACCTTGACCTCGAACGCGCCCAAACAATTCTCGACCGCGACCACTTCGGCCTCGACAAGGTCAAACGTCGTCTCATCGAGTACCTCGCCGTTCGCAAACTCAACCCAGAAAACCGCGGCCCCATCCTCTGCCTCGTCGGCCCTCCCGGCGTCGGCAAAACCTCACTCGGTCAATCCATCGCCGATGCGCTCGGCCGAAAATTCGTTCGTATGTCCTTCGGTGGCATTCGTGATGAAGCTGAAATCCGCGGACATCGCCGTACATACGTCGGCGCCATGCCCGGCCGCATCATCCAGGAACTCCGTCGTGCAGGCACTAAAAACCCCGTCATGATGCTCGACGAGCTCGATAAGCTCGGCGCCGACTTCCGTGGCGACCCCGCATCCGCACTCCTCGAAGTCCTTGATCCAAGGCAAAACAATAACTTCGTCGATCGCTATCTCGATGTCCCATTTGACCTCTCGCAGGTCATCTTCATCGCCACCGCAAACTACATGGGCACCGTTCCCGGCCCACTTCAAGACCGCATGGAAGTCATCGAAATCCCCGGCTACACCGATCACGACAAGCTCGTCATCGCACGCAAATACCTCGTACCTCGACAACTCAAAGAGAACGGCCTAACCCGCTCACTCTGCGCGTGGCAAGCCTCAGGTATCCGCAAAACCATCGAAAACTACACTCGCGAAGCCGGCGTCCGTGAACTCGAACGACAAATCGGCTCCGTCTGTCGTGGACTCGCCGCAAAAATCGCACCACTCACACCCGCACGACGAAAAAGCAAAAAATACACCGTCGACGCCAAGCAAGTCCGATCTGTTCTCGGCATCGAAAAGTTCATGCGCGAAGACGATATCAAAATCACAACCCCCGGCGTCGCCCTCGGCCTCGCCTACACAACCGTCGGCGGCGAAGTCCTCTTCATCGAAGCCACCCAATATCCCGGCAAGGGCGACTTCAAACTCACCGGCCAGCTCGGTGACGTCATGAAAGAATCCGTCTCCGCCGCGCTCTCCGTCTTCAAGTCCAAAGCAGCCGACTTCGACTTCGATCTCGAACACCTCAACAACCACGACATCCACCTCCACGTCCCCGCCGGCGCCATCCCCAAAGACGGCCCGTCCGCTGGCATCGCCATGTTCACCGCAATCACCTCACTCCTCCTAAACCTCCCCATGAAGTCAGGCATCGCCATGACCGGCGAAATTACCCTCCGCGGTAAAGTCCTCCCCATCGGCGGCGTCAAAGAAAAAACACTCGCCGCCGCACGAGCCGGCATCAAGACCGTCATCCTCCCCGAGGACAATCGCCGCGACCTCGAAGACATCGACCCGCAAGTCCAGAAGAAACTCACTTTCCACTTCGCCGCCGACGTCTCCGATGTCCTAACCATCGCCTTCGGCCAACCCCGCCTCAAAGCAGCCATCAAAAAACTCAAACCCCACCCCCGCAAGGCAACTTCAGAAAAGAAGTAGCCCTCTAATCAACCGCTGCATATAACAACAAGGCCCATCAAACCCACATCCCAAACGATGTGGGCTTTTCTTTAGATGCCTCAATCTCTACAACTCCAATAGCTGTGACCTTCCCGTGCAACAGGTCGCGGGTCTTTCCAAACCTCACAAACCCATCGGCTCTCATTCACTTCAAGCCCGCCACCGCCGGTGGCGGGGTGTCAATACAACCACCTCTCAATCACCTGCAATGACTCCATTGCCTCGCCAGCATCTGCTCACACGCCTTCCACGCTAGCACTCATACCAGCACTCCCCTAAAATACTCCCATGAAGCTTTACACCAAGACAGGCGACGACGGCACCACAGGACTCCTCGGCAACCACCGCATCGGCAAGGACGCGCTCCGCGTCGAAGCTTACGGCACATCCGACGAACTCAACGCATTCATCGGCCACGCTTTGATTCAATGCGCCGATTCACAAGACCCCCAAATCAAAGCCATCTTCACATACCTCTCCCAAGTCCAGTCCCGCCTCTTCGACCTAGGCTCCCAACTCGCATCCCCCCCCATTCAAGAGCAAGATAGCGAAGCCGAAACGAAATCCAAAATTAAAGCAGCTCAAGGCATCCCCACTATCACCGATGAGATCATCACCGAGATGGAAGCCGAACTCGATCGCGTCTGCGCCGATCTTCCTCCCATGAAATACTTTATCTTGCCCGGCGGCTCCGAACTCGCCGCCCGCCTCCACATCGCCCGCACCGTCTGCCGTCGCACCGAACGTCTAACCGTCGCATTGAGCCGCATCGAACCTGTCGATGCAAATCTAATTAAATACTTAAATCGCCTCTCCGACCTACTCTTCGCCTACGCCCGCAAAGCCAATCAACTGCAAAACATACCTGACACCCCATGGTTAGGACGGAATTCATAAAATAATTGCACCGAAGAAATCTATGGAGTAAGTTTAAATAAACTGAATCTTGTAGCTTAACTTCTTCGGGGCAGATCATGTCTTTAACTAATTTTGTAAAGAAATCAGCTTTATTACATCCATTACTTGTATTGCGACGCAGACTAAAAACGAAGCTTAATATCATTAAGGGGTTGGATTTTTCAATCAAAAAAGATATTAAGATCCCATCTTTATGTCTCGGTTCAGGTTATGGTGGTTGGTGTATCATTCCTCGCGAAATTAACAAAGACTCAATCATTTATTCTGTAGGCATTGGTGAAGACGTTTCTTTTGATATCGCTTTGATTGAAAAGTTCAATGTCACGCTACATGCATTTGATCCTACCCCGAAATCAATCAAATGGATTGAACAACTTGATTTGCCCCAATCATTCGTCATGCACCCCATTGGCCTATCAAATTACGATGGTGAAGCGTCATTTTGTCCACCTGATAATCCCGAACATGTCTCACACACCATGATTAAAAGATCAGGCAGTGACACAATTACCGTTAAAGTGGTCAAGCTCGCGACAATCATGAAAGATCTAAATCATGATCATATCGATCTGTTAAAAATGGACATTGAAGGAGCGGAATTTGATGTCATTGAAGATATGATCAAATCCAACATTCGACCAAAGCAGCTTCTTATTGAATTTCATCACCGTTTCCCAGAAATTGAAGTAGAAACTAGCCGAAATGCAATCGAATCGCTTCGAAAGATTGGTTATAAAGTTTACAGCGTTTCTCCGACCAATGAGGAAATTTGTTTTTATTACGATAAGTAACCTATCCATATAATGTGATAAATTGTTGTGATCCTTGTGTCCTATATCGTACATATCTAGATAGTAAAGCATGAATGACTCAGACCATGGGTTACGCAAGCAATTATGTCCGTGTCTCAATCTACAAATAGCCTGCATGAATATAACTAATAATTAGTTGAACAAGACTGGTATATTGCTGGAGCCAAGATTCAATATAGATGTTTACCGGGAATATTTTTAGACGAAAAGAATTTTTTTGATGGTCGCATGAACGCCGCATTTGGATATAGAAAAGGTCTAAGTCATAATCTTGCGCACAAAAACATACTTTTGCATTCAATGGTGTATTAATATAAGTGTGCGAATACTGCCTTTTTCTACCTAAAACTGATCGATTTACGATCGTTTTTCTCTATTCTTAACGTAAAAGGGTGAAAAGTTAATATTTCAAAAATTTCTAAGAATTGCTCTAACTTTCGGTTGAACAATCACTTCGACAAGTGCTGAACAAAATGCGCGCACAGTAATTTATTCGCGGGCGCAATTGCGCGCACATATTATGCCCGGTCTTATACAGAATTCCCGCGCATGTTTGACTCAACATGCGAACGAAAATTTCTACCAACCTAAAAATTCAAAACTGAAAGTCGTCTGGTTCGGGCGTTGCTTTGGCAAGGTCGATATGAGTGCCTTTGGTGACGACTGGGAGATCGATTTTTTGTTGCCGCAGGTGGTGGATCAGGGTGCGCATCGGCTCGTGAACCTTGGCCGTAAACACCATGTCCTCTTTCTTAATCGGATGCCTAAGTCCAAGCATAGCAGCATGTAACGCCGGTGTGGCCATCAGCATGTCGTCCCGTTCTTTGGACGCATTCTCGATCGCAATCCCGTCCTGCTTGCTACGAGCGAAGGTCATACTCACTCGGCTGCCAGCCGCGATGGGGGGGTCTTTAAGTTCTTTCAGGCCAACAGGTTCCCCGCCGTAGATGATGTCGCCGACGAGTGGATGCCCGATGTACTGCATGTGGACGCGGATCTGGTGCGTTCGACCAGTTTTAAGCTCCATCTCCACCAGCGCGTAACCTTTGTACTGCTCGCGAACTCTGTAAATCGTTACTGATGGTTTACTTACAGAGTCATGCCGGATCGCCATCGCTTCGCGATAAGTCGGATGTTTGGCAATTGGCTCATCAATCACCGCTCCTGCAGGATCAGGATTCC contains these protein-coding regions:
- a CDS encoding MFS transporter, whose amino-acid sequence is MSMKDENIKKREGGRLWRNGSFTLMWTSVAASGFGDRMMMLAALVLLGGYVADAQQVSIQAQIQFFFFLPYVLLSVGGGWLADHLPRKWLLLACDEFRGVLLFLGFWLVYDVTGTGAIPEAYHWQVLGILFLVGVFAAVFNPTRNAIVPQVVPLRQLQAANALVLSITVIASMIGQVAGGKIIDPDQASTVRFGLLVGAGFYLISGSFFAFLRVKQHALALEVEDHGTAIDIKYAKRKPRSYKQAVSYIRGHGRIVRLILLNMMIWAGAMVVYNAVLSLTKLNYGFLEIGMTDQERLFRFTVLSAGVGFGMLGGAGVMAWIQTRRESDVTLMVSLVMTGLSIALLGACRNYWVALVFAFGVGVFGNMAIVSIATMLQSLSPNYMRGRVMGMNAMLNTTTNVLVNLVIWQTPNADEMIVWSLYPLGGLLVVMGVWIGLKLMKRGDMPAGITNLSLHVLRLFTMVWYRLRWEGRHHVPREGGAILSSNHTVAIDPFLIQCVCPRFVRWVMWDQFKVRLLWPLWLMTRPIEVSLDGTDGGRVRKMIKSVNRGDILGMFPEGGLQRDHRELQEFEAGVALVARRTGAPVVPVWISETTRSKWMIWHILLPCRAVVKFGEPFVVGKEMETEDALKLVREKMIELSEDV
- a CDS encoding prohibitin family protein gives rise to the protein MDKPIKFDHREPPVNAGKAVTVILILLVLGIIFLAGSCAMKTVPAGHVGVATLFGSVQPEPYEEGLHVFVNPLYKWTLYDVREKSHLESAPVPTQDQLSTVLDVSVQYRINGQMAAKILKETGDSVQMTNVHLVPKLRSLLREQGKSIKRAEDFFLEETQQQIQNSLQMQLKEYLGLKGIEVQAVLLRDIKLPKFITQAIERKKEREQAVEQQKAELERYTMEQQQKVAQAEAEEKAAESEAKKRKLIADAQAYEIERINEAASNNPAYVQLEALKTLQAMAKDPAAKMYFINGDSPTPLPLMHMGDTGANTTRSAGAAAASGR
- the folE2 gene encoding GTP cyclohydrolase FolE2; the protein is MPSDVSAEVSELMPDVQGSEDSRQIAINKVGVKDIRYPITLHCPATGGTQGTVANVNMYVGLPHYQKGTHMSRFLEVLNKHHDSLRSDEIVDVCQEIKTRLNAETAHLELSFPYFIDKKAPVSGQIGKIDLEVKLECTSNHKDDFVMTVMVPATSLCPCSKEISAYGAHNQRCHMIASVRLKKGERMWIEDLFEIVEQCASTQVFAVLKRPDEKWVTEAAYDNPKFVEDIVRDLARAMEADDRIAWYSVSSENFESIHNHNAYAVVERWKDS
- a CDS encoding Hsp20/alpha crystallin family protein, with protein sequence MKKPKSPQPQHASLRSVVIDSVTHMTPDEGWQPPVNTYETPHMLCICFELPGLDKSQIHVTVQDNLLQIAGTRPAPIPPCHSSPNATRIHAMEINHGTFSRKIRIPNNVDLDKVESEYTLGLLWVKLPLVE
- the lon gene encoding endopeptidase La; the encoded protein is MPKKKTTKKRGSRKRQSKKNPPLTGINIETPGMIVELEGHHDLDVQSQTIPSVMPVMPVRGMVMFPGTIMPISVGRPSSLKLLEESLASSKVIALFTQKDEDIENPTIDDLYSVGTAVMVLKLIRQPDESVQIIVHGLGRVTMDEVIKTDPYIVARMKPSEEKLSSTSKTFSAAINQLKDQARELIELSPNAPEQAVTVLMNIEDPSNLADFLVANLNLDPTQKQDLLEELDIAKRIRQVHQHVSMQLEIQKLQHKIQQDVQSSIGDTQRKFFLREQMKAIQRELGEEGEGEDFLIRLREQLDEADPPVAVMEEAQRELSRLELIPPASPEYSVISNYLELIADLPWNKLSEDNLDLERAQTILDRDHFGLDKVKRRLIEYLAVRKLNPENRGPILCLVGPPGVGKTSLGQSIADALGRKFVRMSFGGIRDEAEIRGHRRTYVGAMPGRIIQELRRAGTKNPVMMLDELDKLGADFRGDPASALLEVLDPRQNNNFVDRYLDVPFDLSQVIFIATANYMGTVPGPLQDRMEVIEIPGYTDHDKLVIARKYLVPRQLKENGLTRSLCAWQASGIRKTIENYTREAGVRELERQIGSVCRGLAAKIAPLTPARRKSKKYTVDAKQVRSVLGIEKFMREDDIKITTPGVALGLAYTTVGGEVLFIEATQYPGKGDFKLTGQLGDVMKESVSAALSVFKSKAADFDFDLEHLNNHDIHLHVPAGAIPKDGPSAGIAMFTAITSLLLNLPMKSGIAMTGEITLRGKVLPIGGVKEKTLAAARAGIKTVILPEDNRRDLEDIDPQVQKKLTFHFAADVSDVLTIAFGQPRLKAAIKKLKPHPRKATSEKK
- a CDS encoding cob(I)yrinic acid a,c-diamide adenosyltransferase; the protein is MKLYTKTGDDGTTGLLGNHRIGKDALRVEAYGTSDELNAFIGHALIQCADSQDPQIKAIFTYLSQVQSRLFDLGSQLASPPIQEQDSEAETKSKIKAAQGIPTITDEIITEMEAELDRVCADLPPMKYFILPGGSELAARLHIARTVCRRTERLTVALSRIEPVDANLIKYLNRLSDLLFAYARKANQLQNIPDTPWLGRNS
- a CDS encoding FkbM family methyltransferase, translating into MSLTNFVKKSALLHPLLVLRRRLKTKLNIIKGLDFSIKKDIKIPSLCLGSGYGGWCIIPREINKDSIIYSVGIGEDVSFDIALIEKFNVTLHAFDPTPKSIKWIEQLDLPQSFVMHPIGLSNYDGEASFCPPDNPEHVSHTMIKRSGSDTITVKVVKLATIMKDLNHDHIDLLKMDIEGAEFDVIEDMIKSNIRPKQLLIEFHHRFPEIEVETSRNAIESLRKIGYKVYSVSPTNEEICFYYDK